One Vibrio sp. 16 genomic window carries:
- the maiA gene encoding maleylacetoacetate isomerase, with product MSDITLYGYWRSSAAYRVRIALNLKQLPYKQASVHLIRNGGEQHSADFQMLNPSELVPVLVDGDVRLNQSLAIIDYLDEQYPDVLLTPADIEKRYLVKAMAQDIAIDIHPLNNLRVLQYLAGPMGIDDMSKQAWYAHWIDVGFTGLEKKLAQTSGRYCVGDDVSLVDVCLVPQVYNAERFNIDITRYPRIEKVTSSLRELSAFTDAAPENQPDAE from the coding sequence ATGTCAGACATCACGCTTTATGGATATTGGCGCTCGTCAGCGGCCTATCGAGTTCGGATCGCTCTGAACTTGAAGCAATTGCCCTACAAACAGGCGTCCGTCCACTTAATCAGAAATGGCGGAGAGCAGCACTCTGCCGATTTCCAGATGCTCAATCCCAGTGAACTTGTGCCCGTATTGGTCGATGGTGACGTGCGGCTTAATCAGTCGTTAGCCATCATCGATTACCTTGATGAGCAATACCCGGATGTTTTGCTTACTCCAGCAGATATAGAGAAGCGATATCTGGTGAAAGCGATGGCGCAAGATATCGCAATAGATATTCATCCACTCAACAATTTGCGCGTATTACAGTACCTTGCTGGCCCAATGGGTATTGATGACATGAGTAAGCAGGCGTGGTACGCGCATTGGATTGATGTTGGCTTTACCGGTTTGGAAAAGAAGTTGGCTCAAACAAGTGGTCGATACTGTGTCGGAGATGATGTTAGTTTGGTTGATGTATGCCTGGTGCCACAAGTGTACAACGCCGAGCGATTCAACATCGATATCACGCGCTATCCACGTATCGAAAAAGTGACGTCGTCACTTAGAGAGTTGAGCGCTTTTACTGATGCCGCTCCAGAGAATCAGCCAGACGCAGAATGA
- a CDS encoding J domain-containing protein, which translates to MKLIAFILLIFCPLSYAASIEALTEQAQNQNVDAQLQLGQKYLSGDGVEASRDEAIYWLEQAADSGSQQAAIDLANVYLANQSHQPDVAKAIYWLTRLALSDNYQAQFNLGKVYEGLSQPPSNLALAEVWYQIAAPNVPEAEDAYAKVLEMQFNAQRAKQVSSIDQLEVAFDNSGIELSPVAQSKTESTANNDFIYLSIALSIALIALLFWHLKATRSLSKSSQHSLSENKQEQRQLQNKIKQHEATIKTQKRQLETLYRQFKKQQATQQRTQPSQPTKTASENKLSLACALFGYKPDTIPDTKQIKTRYKQLCKIYHPDLKGSEEDMKRLNAALKIILSCVNK; encoded by the coding sequence TTGAAACTGATTGCTTTCATTCTGCTCATCTTTTGTCCATTGAGCTATGCCGCTTCAATCGAAGCATTAACCGAGCAAGCTCAAAATCAGAATGTCGATGCGCAGTTGCAACTCGGTCAGAAGTACCTTAGCGGAGACGGTGTTGAAGCCTCTCGAGACGAAGCCATCTATTGGCTCGAACAAGCCGCTGATTCTGGAAGCCAACAAGCGGCGATTGATCTCGCTAACGTCTACTTAGCCAATCAAAGTCATCAGCCTGATGTTGCAAAAGCCATCTACTGGCTAACTCGACTTGCTCTTAGCGATAACTACCAAGCTCAGTTCAATTTAGGCAAAGTGTACGAAGGGTTGAGTCAACCACCATCCAACCTTGCCTTGGCGGAAGTTTGGTATCAAATTGCCGCCCCAAACGTGCCAGAGGCAGAAGACGCCTATGCGAAGGTGCTTGAGATGCAGTTTAACGCCCAACGAGCCAAACAGGTGTCATCTATCGATCAGTTAGAAGTCGCCTTTGACAATAGCGGTATTGAGTTAAGCCCTGTGGCCCAATCGAAAACCGAGAGCACAGCAAACAACGATTTTATTTACTTATCCATCGCCCTGAGTATTGCACTCATTGCTTTGCTCTTTTGGCACCTAAAGGCAACTCGCTCGCTGAGCAAAAGTAGCCAACATTCTTTGTCAGAGAATAAGCAGGAGCAGCGCCAGCTACAGAACAAAATCAAACAACACGAAGCGACGATCAAAACACAAAAGCGCCAGTTGGAGACGCTTTACCGCCAGTTTAAAAAACAGCAAGCGACCCAGCAAAGAACTCAACCTTCTCAGCCGACTAAAACGGCGAGCGAGAACAAGCTCTCCTTGGCATGTGCACTGTTTGGCTATAAGCCAGATACCATTCCAGATACAAAACAAATAAAAACGCGCTATAAGCAGCTGTGTAAAATTTACCATCCTGATTTGAAAGGCAGTGAAGAAGATATGAAACGTTTGAATGCGGCGTTGAAAATCATACTAAGCTGCGTTAATAAATAG
- a CDS encoding OmpA family protein, which yields MKKITLALAVAIALSGCQATQRQNATTGESETNSATSGAIIGAIAGAAIGVATGDDAKDRRKRALIGAAGGAAVGGGVGYYFDQQEAALRQELLNSGVQVERVGENQLLLRLENGIGFSSSSYQLDSSIHNTLRGVARILVEYPDTSLVIEGHTDSTGSDTTNQILSERRAESVRSYLVSQGVAAGRAIARGNGERYPLCTNSTAEGRACNRRVEIQILPLK from the coding sequence GTGAAGAAAATTACCTTAGCCCTTGCTGTTGCAATCGCATTGTCTGGCTGTCAGGCGACTCAGCGCCAAAACGCGACAACCGGCGAATCAGAGACAAATTCAGCAACTTCCGGCGCAATCATTGGTGCTATCGCAGGTGCAGCGATTGGCGTTGCAACCGGTGATGACGCGAAAGATCGCCGTAAGCGTGCTCTTATCGGCGCAGCGGGTGGTGCTGCGGTCGGTGGCGGCGTAGGCTACTACTTTGACCAACAAGAAGCCGCTTTGCGTCAAGAGCTGCTAAATTCTGGTGTTCAGGTCGAACGTGTTGGCGAAAACCAACTTCTTCTGCGCTTAGAAAATGGCATCGGGTTCAGCTCTAGCTCGTATCAACTCGATAGCAGCATCCACAATACCCTGCGCGGTGTCGCTCGTATTCTGGTTGAATACCCGGACACAAGTTTGGTTATTGAAGGCCATACAGACAGCACAGGCAGTGATACGACCAACCAAATCCTATCAGAGCGTCGCGCTGAATCGGTCCGTTCTTACCTAGTGTCACAAGGCGTTGCGGCTGGTCGTGCTATTGCTCGTGGCAATGGTGAACGTTACCCACTTTGCACCAACAGTACAGCAGAAGGCCGTGCGTGTAACCGCCGTGTTGAGATTCAGATTCTTCCATTGAAGTAA
- a CDS encoding DUF2786 domain-containing protein, which produces MNKQKALKKIAKCLELGNSANVNEAANAIKMAHSLMLKYGLDKDDIEFIKMGKTQSTHLLPANIGSQLLRIIRGINTKFGVEAVLLNHKGLKRAEFIGEADRAIFAAFAFDIIYREMNEQTGRFRNSFAGTGTPSSEVTRRVNSFLSGWVEGALEKLPIITPDEESAKKIDDYIDKEFQNIDRETFKQQLREAMKNLTEDYEVGLKKGRKVSVNRPIDGAQAPKMLR; this is translated from the coding sequence ATGAATAAACAGAAAGCCCTGAAGAAAATTGCTAAATGTCTTGAACTTGGTAACTCTGCGAATGTGAATGAAGCAGCAAACGCCATCAAGATGGCTCATAGCTTGATGCTCAAATATGGTCTCGACAAAGACGATATTGAATTCATCAAAATGGGCAAAACCCAATCGACACATCTCCTTCCTGCCAACATTGGCTCTCAGCTGCTACGTATCATTCGTGGTATTAACACCAAGTTTGGCGTAGAAGCGGTACTTCTAAATCATAAAGGACTCAAGCGCGCTGAATTCATTGGTGAAGCCGACCGCGCTATTTTTGCTGCCTTTGCTTTCGACATTATTTACCGAGAAATGAACGAGCAAACGGGCCGTTTTAGAAACAGTTTTGCCGGCACGGGCACTCCATCGAGCGAAGTTACGCGCCGCGTAAACTCATTTTTATCGGGCTGGGTGGAAGGCGCACTAGAAAAATTGCCTATTATTACTCCAGATGAAGAGTCCGCAAAAAAGATTGACGACTACATTGATAAAGAGTTCCAAAACATAGACCGAGAGACCTTTAAGCAACAGCTTCGAGAGGCGATGAAAAATCTCACTGAAGATTACGAGGTCGGCTTGAAAAAAGGGCGGAAAGTATCGGTCAACCGCCCTATTGACGGCGCTCAAGCCCCTAAAATGCTGCGTTAG
- a CDS encoding DUF3334 family protein, with the protein MKKNKIITTEDILLKLCQSVSGVLTSATSSPVTYSAMVQKITKTSLKPDFGCFVLFDGGFSGLVVINFTAKAALEVYTNYMRNMGMPEDELAVLHTSDEVADVLGELMNQLVGDFTNQVRKDLQTHITQNQPKMLTLNKQVILSVDTNLDRPQARRVTFSTEKGNIFYLELAMDKTEFIQLEEFETVEDECPDEILEKARQNMTSKSEPKQESASAADDLFDELGI; encoded by the coding sequence ATGAAGAAAAATAAAATTATCACAACAGAAGATATTCTTTTAAAACTTTGCCAATCAGTATCCGGGGTACTGACTTCAGCAACTAGCTCGCCTGTCACCTATTCAGCTATGGTGCAAAAAATCACCAAAACTAGCCTAAAGCCAGACTTTGGCTGCTTTGTTCTATTCGATGGTGGTTTTTCAGGGCTCGTCGTCATCAACTTCACGGCCAAGGCGGCATTGGAAGTGTACACAAACTACATGCGCAATATGGGCATGCCTGAAGATGAGTTGGCTGTACTACACACTTCAGATGAAGTGGCAGATGTACTGGGCGAGCTAATGAACCAACTGGTCGGTGACTTTACCAACCAAGTGCGTAAAGACTTGCAAACTCACATCACACAAAACCAACCTAAGATGCTAACGCTGAATAAGCAGGTAATCTTGTCGGTAGATACTAACCTTGATCGACCGCAAGCTCGCCGAGTTACTTTCTCAACAGAGAAAGGCAACATTTTCTACCTTGAGCTAGCGATGGATAAGACAGAGTTTATCCAGCTTGAAGAGTTCGAAACCGTGGAAGACGAGTGCCCTGATGAGATTTTAGAGAAAGCACGTCAAAACATGACAAGCAAGTCTGAACCAAAGCAAGAAAGCGCATCTGCAGCTGACGACCTTTTCGATGAACTAGGTATTTAA
- a CDS encoding FAD-binding and (Fe-S)-binding domain-containing protein, which translates to MLPRLHSQSDVDPVVISFLDKLRQSGFSGDIESQYSSRLAVATDNSVYQQLPQAVVHPKNTQDVTLIGKLSAHSDFERITFSPRGGGTGTNGQSLTSGIVVDLSRHMNKVLEINEQEGWVRVQTGVVKDQLNDAVRPYGYFFSPDLSTSNRATLGGMINTDASGQGSLKYGKTSDHVLSLQAVFADGSVLESDLSHGLPKEGEFAYQALKVTEQVCREKREQINKKFPPLNRFLTGYDLKNALDDETNEFDLTRVLCGAEGSLAFITEAKLNLTPIPKARTLVNVKYDSFDSALRNAPFMVEANALSVETVDSRVLNLAKQDIVWHTVSDLLTDVPGKDMQGINMVEFAGQDVDEVESQVSALTARIDQMLENSEAGIIGYQVCDDVASIGRIYNMRKKAVGLLGAAKGRAKPVAFAEDTCVPPENLADFIAEFRELLDAKQLNYGMFGHVDAGVLHVRPALDLCDPKQEALMHQISDEVVKLVAKYGGLMWGEHGKGYRSEYGPEFFGQELFTELRRVKGAFDPHNKMNPGKICTPLESNAELVKVTDTKRGFYDRQIDVQVRDSFKQAMECNGNGLCFNYDTSSPMCPSMKVTADRRHSPKGRAGLVREWLRQLTEQGIDILDLEKQTLEQTASIKTMLDRVRNSFNKRHEYDFSHEVHEAMNGCLACKACASQCPIKVDVPSFRSRFLNIYYSRYQRPAKDYLVANIETMLPLMAKAPKVVNTALKQKWVQDLTASTVGYVDAPLMSVPTLEKRLSGLKPFDLQALAALSKEDKANHVVIVQDPFTSYYDAEVVEDFANLIVKLGKTPVLLPFKPNGKAQHVKGFLKRFASNAANTAAFLQQVADIDIPLVGVDPALVLCYRDEYTEVLGDKRGDFNVLTAHEWLEPRLIEFEGVKQGVQEPWYLLAHCTEKTKMPNAEKEWGSIFKHFGAVLNTVPVGCCGMAGTFGHEVDKLQMSKDIYGLSWKPNLEQLPKERCLITGYSCRSQVKRFEGMKVKHPVQALLSIL; encoded by the coding sequence ATGTTACCAAGATTACACTCTCAATCTGATGTGGATCCCGTCGTCATCAGTTTTCTCGACAAATTGCGCCAATCTGGCTTTAGCGGGGACATTGAAAGCCAATATTCTAGCCGTTTAGCGGTCGCCACAGACAACAGTGTTTATCAACAACTCCCACAAGCTGTTGTTCATCCAAAAAACACTCAAGATGTCACTCTCATTGGTAAGTTAAGCGCACATTCCGATTTTGAACGCATCACGTTTTCACCTCGTGGAGGCGGTACCGGGACCAATGGTCAATCCCTGACTTCGGGTATCGTGGTCGATCTGTCTCGCCATATGAATAAGGTTCTTGAGATCAATGAGCAGGAAGGTTGGGTTAGAGTTCAAACTGGTGTGGTTAAAGATCAGCTAAATGATGCCGTCCGACCTTACGGGTACTTTTTCTCTCCTGACCTTTCGACCAGTAATCGCGCCACATTAGGTGGCATGATCAATACCGACGCGTCTGGTCAAGGCTCCTTAAAGTACGGTAAAACGTCAGATCACGTGCTATCGCTTCAAGCGGTATTCGCTGATGGTTCGGTTTTAGAATCAGATCTTTCTCATGGTCTGCCTAAAGAAGGTGAGTTCGCTTATCAAGCACTTAAAGTGACCGAGCAGGTTTGTCGAGAAAAGAGAGAGCAAATCAACAAAAAGTTTCCACCGCTGAACCGTTTTTTGACAGGTTATGATCTGAAAAACGCGCTCGATGATGAGACCAATGAGTTCGACTTGACTCGCGTTCTATGTGGCGCTGAAGGGTCATTGGCGTTTATCACTGAAGCGAAACTTAATTTAACACCGATTCCTAAAGCCCGTACTTTGGTTAATGTGAAGTACGACTCGTTTGATTCAGCATTGCGCAACGCCCCCTTTATGGTCGAAGCCAATGCGCTATCGGTTGAAACCGTCGACTCTCGAGTGCTCAATTTGGCCAAGCAAGATATTGTTTGGCACACCGTGAGCGATCTTCTTACGGACGTCCCGGGCAAAGATATGCAAGGGATCAACATGGTGGAGTTTGCTGGCCAAGATGTCGATGAGGTCGAGTCTCAAGTCTCGGCGTTAACTGCGCGCATTGACCAGATGCTAGAGAATAGCGAGGCGGGCATTATCGGCTATCAAGTGTGTGATGATGTCGCAAGCATTGGTCGTATTTACAACATGCGTAAAAAAGCGGTCGGCTTACTCGGTGCAGCTAAAGGTCGAGCAAAGCCTGTCGCGTTTGCAGAAGATACTTGTGTACCTCCTGAGAACTTGGCTGATTTTATTGCAGAGTTCCGCGAGCTGCTAGATGCCAAACAGCTTAACTACGGCATGTTTGGCCACGTTGATGCTGGTGTTCTTCACGTAAGGCCCGCCTTGGATCTTTGCGATCCGAAGCAAGAGGCGCTAATGCACCAGATTTCTGATGAAGTGGTGAAGCTGGTCGCCAAATACGGTGGCTTAATGTGGGGTGAGCACGGCAAGGGTTATCGTTCTGAATATGGCCCTGAATTCTTTGGGCAAGAGCTATTTACAGAGCTGAGACGAGTTAAAGGTGCCTTTGACCCTCACAACAAGATGAATCCGGGCAAGATTTGTACACCGCTTGAAAGTAATGCTGAACTGGTCAAAGTGACCGATACCAAGCGTGGCTTCTATGACCGACAAATCGATGTGCAGGTGCGTGATAGCTTTAAGCAGGCGATGGAGTGTAATGGCAACGGCTTGTGTTTTAACTACGATACATCATCGCCAATGTGTCCATCGATGAAAGTTACCGCAGATCGTCGTCATTCGCCGAAAGGTCGCGCTGGTTTGGTTCGAGAGTGGCTGCGACAGTTAACCGAGCAAGGCATCGATATTCTCGATTTAGAAAAGCAAACCCTAGAGCAAACGGCATCGATAAAAACCATGCTCGATCGGGTTCGCAACAGTTTTAATAAGCGCCATGAGTACGATTTTTCGCATGAAGTCCATGAGGCAATGAATGGCTGTTTGGCGTGTAAAGCGTGTGCCAGCCAGTGCCCGATTAAAGTCGATGTACCGAGTTTCCGCTCACGCTTCCTCAATATCTACTACTCACGTTATCAACGTCCTGCGAAGGACTACTTAGTCGCTAATATTGAAACCATGCTGCCTTTGATGGCGAAAGCACCAAAGGTGGTGAATACCGCTCTGAAACAGAAGTGGGTGCAAGACCTAACGGCATCAACGGTTGGCTATGTGGATGCGCCGTTAATGTCGGTTCCGACACTAGAGAAGCGTTTGTCAGGGTTGAAGCCATTTGATTTGCAGGCGCTAGCAGCGTTGTCAAAAGAAGACAAAGCAAATCACGTCGTTATCGTTCAAGACCCGTTCACGAGCTATTACGATGCAGAAGTGGTCGAAGACTTTGCAAACCTGATTGTGAAACTTGGCAAAACACCGGTTCTGCTCCCGTTTAAACCAAATGGAAAAGCGCAACATGTAAAAGGGTTCCTTAAGCGCTTTGCCAGCAATGCCGCAAATACCGCTGCGTTCTTACAGCAAGTCGCGGATATTGATATCCCCTTAGTGGGCGTCGATCCGGCGTTAGTGCTTTGCTACCGCGATGAGTACACGGAAGTGCTTGGAGACAAGCGTGGCGACTTCAACGTACTGACGGCACATGAATGGCTTGAGCCTCGCCTTATTGAGTTCGAAGGGGTTAAACAAGGGGTACAAGAGCCTTGGTACTTACTCGCTCACTGTACTGAAAAAACAAAGATGCCAAATGCAGAAAAAGAGTGGGGCAGTATCTTTAAGCATTTCGGTGCAGTATTAAATACGGTACCTGTTGGTTGTTGTGGAATGGCAGGCACGTTCGGCCATGAAGTGGATAAGCTGCAAATGTCGAAAGACATCTATGGTTTGAGTTGGAAACCAAACTTAGAGCAATTACCGAAAGAGCGCTGCCTAATTACGGGCTATTCTTGCCGAAGCCAAGTCAAACGCTTTGAAGGCATGAAAGTAAAACACCCAGTACAAGCACTGCTTTCGATTCTTTAA
- a CDS encoding methyltransferase family protein has protein sequence MDKLELKVPPVAVFIVLMVIVNRLAHAFTGLTISLPAPGVVLLLCFIASGIIGIAGVVEFRRSKTTVNPIKVESASTVVDTGIFAYSRNPMYLALLLLLIGFSYWHQNILSIIFALSFIYYMNRFQIKPEERALEKLFGAEYLDYKQRVRRWI, from the coding sequence ATGGATAAGCTCGAGTTAAAAGTTCCGCCCGTCGCCGTCTTTATTGTTCTTATGGTTATCGTTAATCGTTTGGCTCATGCTTTTACTGGGTTGACGATTTCGCTACCGGCTCCTGGTGTGGTGTTGTTATTATGCTTCATAGCGTCTGGAATTATCGGCATTGCCGGCGTAGTGGAATTTCGGCGCTCAAAAACAACAGTGAATCCGATAAAAGTCGAGAGTGCTTCAACAGTAGTCGACACTGGAATATTTGCTTACAGCCGAAACCCTATGTATCTGGCTTTGTTGTTATTATTAATCGGGTTTTCATATTGGCACCAAAATATACTGTCTATCATTTTCGCTTTGTCTTTTATCTACTATATGAATCGATTTCAAATAAAACCCGAAGAGAGAGCGTTAGAGAAACTGTTTGGTGCGGAATATTTAGATTACAAGCAGAGAGTTAGGCGTTGGATATAA
- a CDS encoding S1 family peptidase — protein sequence MSRWFKPTLLGASLLTAISLPAHSSNTPRIIDGTDASVNDWPFIVAMVSKGVNAYEGQHCGGSYIGGRYVLTAAHCVNNTDESDIEMVVGINNLNNESSEGERFAVNKIYVHPDYNDNTLENDIAIIELTRDASQFSSVRLADENTRANTADGTVLTVAGWGSTTPEYGNHTQPAQLQQVDAPMVNQGTCAATFAGVSSNVDSVNFCAGTAQEGFDSCRGDSGGPLVVKDTGIQLGIVSYGKSRCGEANSYGVYTNISQYTDWIEQHTSGFSYEQTKFIGFFSPGNHTHTFDFVNDSGAVMSFSNMTPSTGLITNNTCLSGLASGSSCAVTVRFPVAIYDSGTATLSFDYQINGKNYQTAAKANYVGSERGSALLADRMGVDAGNVYVNENPWVAYGDNGIRSATIGDSQQSAVFFDKLPRGLYAFDVGIDSEEGFDHLYLLVNGERKGQVSGKTSFSDQIFLSGDSNWIGLVYKKDGSQATSSDFASVSNFRHVDPTTQGSANTGGSSSGGGGSLGWLSLLALFPLMRRRK from the coding sequence ATGTCACGTTGGTTTAAGCCTACTTTGCTTGGAGCATCTTTGCTCACCGCAATTTCTCTTCCCGCCCATAGTTCGAACACTCCAAGAATCATCGACGGCACAGATGCCAGTGTGAATGATTGGCCGTTTATCGTTGCGATGGTCTCTAAAGGTGTCAACGCGTATGAAGGTCAGCACTGTGGTGGTAGCTACATTGGTGGTCGTTATGTATTGACGGCAGCACACTGTGTAAACAACACCGATGAATCTGATATTGAAATGGTTGTGGGGATTAATAATCTCAACAATGAAAGCTCTGAAGGTGAACGATTTGCTGTCAATAAGATCTATGTTCATCCAGACTATAATGACAATACTCTCGAAAATGATATTGCAATCATTGAATTAACTCGTGATGCGAGTCAGTTTAGCTCTGTTCGCTTAGCCGATGAGAATACAAGAGCAAACACCGCTGATGGTACCGTGTTAACTGTGGCTGGCTGGGGCTCTACCACTCCAGAATATGGCAATCACACGCAACCAGCACAGTTGCAACAAGTTGATGCACCTATGGTCAATCAAGGAACGTGTGCGGCGACATTTGCAGGCGTAAGCAGTAATGTCGATTCAGTAAATTTCTGTGCGGGCACGGCTCAGGAGGGCTTCGATTCATGTCGTGGTGACAGTGGTGGTCCTCTCGTTGTCAAGGATACAGGCATTCAGCTTGGTATCGTCAGTTACGGTAAATCTCGTTGTGGTGAAGCAAACTCTTATGGGGTTTACACTAATATCAGCCAATATACAGATTGGATCGAGCAACACACGTCAGGCTTCTCGTACGAGCAAACCAAATTCATTGGCTTTTTCTCTCCAGGAAACCATACCCACACATTTGACTTTGTAAACGATTCTGGCGCTGTCATGAGTTTCTCAAACATGACACCTAGTACGGGTTTAATTACGAACAATACCTGTCTGAGTGGTTTGGCATCGGGATCTTCTTGTGCTGTCACAGTACGCTTCCCTGTAGCAATATACGATAGTGGGACAGCAACACTATCGTTCGACTACCAAATTAACGGTAAAAACTACCAAACCGCAGCGAAGGCAAATTATGTAGGTTCAGAGAGAGGCTCGGCTCTACTAGCTGACCGCATGGGCGTTGACGCTGGCAACGTTTATGTCAATGAAAACCCATGGGTTGCTTATGGTGATAACGGTATTCGCTCTGCAACAATCGGTGATAGCCAACAGTCGGCAGTGTTTTTCGATAAATTACCTAGAGGTTTATATGCATTTGATGTAGGCATCGATTCGGAAGAGGGTTTTGACCACCTTTATCTACTAGTTAATGGTGAACGAAAAGGGCAAGTAAGTGGAAAAACTTCATTCAGCGATCAAATTTTCTTAAGTGGAGATTCTAACTGGATTGGGTTGGTGTATAAAAAGGACGGTTCTCAGGCAACAAGCAGTGACTTTGCATCTGTTTCTAACTTTAGACATGTAGATCCTACAACACAAGGTTCTGCCAATACTGGTGGATCTTCTTCTGGTGGCGGCGGTAGCTTGGGTTGGCTATCCTTGTTAGCGTTATTTCCTTTAATGCGTAGACGCAAATAA
- the hutH gene encoding histidine ammonia-lyase: MKMLNLQLKPGFISLKELRQVSRSPVILSLDPEAIPAIDESTKVVEQVIAEDRTVYGINTGFGLLANTRIAPEDLETLQKSIVLSHAAGIGELMADETVRMMMVLKINSLSRGYSGIRLKVIQALIDLVNSQVYPCVPQKGSVGASGDLAPLAHMSTVLLGEGEARHNGKIISGLEALKIAGLEPITLAPKEGLALLNGTQASTAFALEGLFAAEDLFASGTVCGAMSVEAALGSRRPFDPRIHRVRGHRGQMDAALAYRHMLDVSSEIGESHTGCEKVQDPYSLRCQPQVMGACLQQIRNAADILEIEANSVSDNPLVFAEDGDIISGGNFHAEPVAMAADNLALAIAEIGSLSERRMALLIDSALSKLPPFLVDNGGVNSGFMIAQVTSAALASENKTLAHPASVDSLPTSANQEDHVSMATFAGRRLRDMAENTRGILAVEYLSAAQGIDFRAPLKSSPRVEEAKQILREKVSFYDKDRYFAPDIEQANSLLKLAVHNHLMPEAILPSF; encoded by the coding sequence ATGAAGATGTTAAATTTACAGCTAAAGCCTGGATTTATTAGCTTAAAAGAACTGCGTCAAGTGAGTCGTTCTCCAGTGATTCTTTCATTGGACCCAGAAGCGATTCCAGCCATTGACGAAAGCACGAAAGTTGTCGAGCAAGTGATTGCTGAAGATCGCACGGTTTATGGCATCAACACTGGCTTCGGTCTACTGGCCAACACCCGTATCGCCCCTGAAGATCTTGAAACACTGCAAAAAAGTATCGTGCTATCGCATGCTGCGGGTATCGGCGAGCTTATGGCAGATGAAACCGTCCGCATGATGATGGTCTTGAAGATCAATAGCTTGTCTCGCGGCTATTCCGGTATACGCCTAAAAGTGATTCAAGCCTTGATTGATTTGGTGAACTCTCAGGTTTATCCATGCGTTCCGCAGAAAGGCTCGGTAGGCGCTTCTGGGGACCTAGCACCTCTTGCTCACATGAGCACGGTGCTATTGGGTGAAGGTGAAGCGCGCCACAACGGAAAGATCATTTCTGGATTAGAGGCACTGAAAATCGCTGGCCTTGAGCCCATTACGTTAGCACCTAAAGAAGGTTTAGCACTGCTAAATGGTACCCAAGCTTCAACAGCCTTTGCCCTAGAAGGTTTATTTGCAGCAGAAGATCTGTTCGCTTCAGGCACGGTATGTGGCGCGATGTCGGTAGAAGCCGCATTAGGTAGTAGACGCCCATTCGATCCACGTATTCACCGCGTTCGTGGACACAGAGGTCAAATGGACGCCGCTCTAGCCTACCGCCACATGCTAGATGTCAGCAGCGAGATTGGAGAATCACATACGGGCTGTGAAAAAGTGCAGGATCCTTACTCGCTGCGCTGCCAGCCTCAGGTAATGGGTGCTTGTTTGCAGCAAATTCGAAACGCCGCTGACATTTTGGAAATTGAGGCAAACTCAGTGTCCGATAACCCACTTGTGTTCGCAGAAGATGGCGACATCATCTCCGGTGGTAACTTCCACGCGGAACCTGTTGCTATGGCCGCCGATAACCTAGCACTTGCTATCGCAGAAATCGGCAGCCTATCAGAAAGACGTATGGCTCTGTTGATTGACAGCGCTTTGAGTAAGCTTCCGCCATTCTTGGTGGACAACGGTGGAGTAAACTCTGGCTTTATGATTGCTCAGGTAACGTCTGCGGCACTCGCAAGCGAAAACAAGACCCTAGCTCACCCAGCTTCCGTCGATAGCTTGCCAACGTCAGCCAACCAAGAAGATCATGTTTCGATGGCGACATTTGCAGGTCGCAGACTGCGTGATATGGCGGAAAACACTCGAGGCATTTTGGCTGTAGAGTACTTATCTGCAGCACAGGGCATCGACTTTAGAGCACCACTAAAATCATCGCCAAGAGTTGAAGAAGCGAAACAGATCCTACGTGAGAAAGTCAGCTTCTATGATAAAGATCGCTACTTTGCACCGGATATTGAGCAAGCAAACTCGCTGCTTAAACTGGCCGTTCACAACCACCTTATGCCAGAAGCGATATTGCCGAGTTTTTAA